A single Cupriavidus sp. D39 DNA region contains:
- a CDS encoding F0F1 ATP synthase subunit C — MDSLTIIAVASIAIAGLTTGFGCMGPALAEGRAVATALTALAQQPDASATITRTLFVGLAMIESTAIYCFVVSMIVIFANPFWNAAIARAAAR; from the coding sequence ATGGACAGCCTGACAATCATCGCGGTGGCATCGATTGCCATCGCCGGTCTCACCACCGGCTTCGGTTGCATGGGGCCGGCGCTGGCGGAAGGCCGTGCGGTTGCGACCGCGTTGACGGCGCTGGCGCAGCAGCCAGATGCGTCCGCCACGATTACGCGCACGCTCTTTGTCGGCCTGGCGATGATCGAGTCGACTGCGATCTACTGCTTCGTCGTCTCGATGATCGTGATCTTCGCCAATCCGTTCTGGAACGCCGCCATCGCCCGCGCCGCGGCCAGGTGA
- a CDS encoding F0F1 ATP synthase subunit delta, producing the protein MLIDWFTVGAQALNFVILVWLLKRFLYQPVLDAIDAREGRIARQIADANAKEAGAQAQRDAFQQRSEAFDRERAALMEQATSDAEAERQRLLDAARKAADDLSAKRRDALRSEAVRLDRALGDQARREVFAIARRALADLASGSLEERMADVFVRRLHALDAPVKASLAAVIRMPAAHAVVRSAFALPDAQRAAIQSALDEILGASLPVRFDTASELVGGIELVAGGQKVAWSIDHYLSSLEHAVSELLNPEDAVLQAEHAEAGPKRTATEP; encoded by the coding sequence ATGCTGATCGACTGGTTCACCGTTGGCGCGCAGGCGCTTAACTTCGTCATCCTGGTCTGGCTGCTGAAGCGGTTTCTCTACCAGCCGGTGCTCGATGCCATCGACGCACGGGAGGGCCGGATCGCCAGGCAGATCGCCGACGCCAATGCGAAAGAGGCCGGCGCGCAAGCGCAGCGCGATGCGTTCCAGCAGCGCAGCGAAGCGTTCGACCGCGAGCGCGCCGCACTGATGGAGCAAGCCACCAGCGATGCCGAGGCCGAACGGCAGCGCCTGCTCGATGCCGCGCGCAAGGCGGCGGACGACCTCAGCGCGAAGCGGCGGGATGCGCTGCGCAGCGAGGCTGTGCGACTGGACCGGGCTCTCGGCGACCAGGCCCGGCGCGAGGTGTTTGCCATCGCGCGCCGGGCGCTCGCGGATCTCGCCTCAGGGAGCCTTGAGGAGCGCATGGCAGACGTCTTCGTACGGCGCTTGCACGCGCTCGATGCGCCGGTGAAAGCCAGCCTAGCCGCCGTAATCAGGATGCCGGCTGCGCACGCCGTGGTGCGCAGCGCGTTCGCGTTACCGGACGCACAGCGCGCGGCCATCCAGTCGGCGCTAGACGAAATCCTGGGGGCCAGCCTCCCGGTGCGGTTCGACACCGCCTCCGAACTCGTGGGCGGAATCGAACTCGTCGCGGGCGGCCAGAAGGTCGCCTGGAGCATCGATCACTATCTCAGCTCGCTGGAGCACGCCGTGAGCGAGTTGCTGAACCCGGAGGACGCGGTTTTGCAAGCAGAGCACGCCGAGGCCGGGCCGAAGCGCACGGCGACCGAACCATGA
- a CDS encoding chaperone modulator CbpM → MEPRLPLVSVLRRAQRLTRDLELGAVGVALVLDLLDEIDSLRARLRRANLA, encoded by the coding sequence TTGGAGCCGCGTCTCCCGCTCGTATCGGTCCTGCGCCGAGCACAGCGGCTGACACGCGACCTGGAACTGGGCGCCGTTGGCGTTGCCCTGGTACTCGATCTGCTGGACGAGATCGATTCGCTCCGGGCGAGACTGCGGCGCGCGAACCTGGCTTGA
- a CDS encoding AtpZ/AtpI family protein: MTEPPRVPPPKPAATLASEVEAKARRKLRARRQGTPGVWFGLGMMGLVGWSVVVPTLLGAALGIWLDKHHPGGHSWTLALLVAGLVIGCFNAWHWVAKEDRAMHRDAEEHEHADE, encoded by the coding sequence ATGACTGAGCCACCCCGCGTCCCGCCTCCAAAGCCTGCGGCCACGCTCGCCAGTGAGGTGGAGGCCAAGGCGCGGCGCAAGCTCAGGGCCCGGCGCCAGGGTACGCCGGGCGTATGGTTCGGGCTGGGCATGATGGGGCTGGTCGGCTGGTCGGTGGTGGTGCCGACGCTGCTCGGCGCGGCGTTGGGGATCTGGCTGGACAAGCACCATCCGGGCGGGCATTCGTGGACGCTGGCTCTATTGGTGGCCGGCCTTGTGATCGGCTGCTTCAACGCATGGCACTGGGTCGCCAAGGAGGATCGGGCCATGCATCGGGACGCGGAGGAACATGAACATGCAGATGAATGA
- the atpD gene encoding F0F1 ATP synthase subunit beta has translation MTTNRGAVAAVVAVRGSVVDVRFAARLPPIRTLLRAGPDGRIAMEVLAQLDGQHVRCIALTSTQGLARGMAVQDTGAPLQAPVGASILSRMFDVFGNPIDQLPVPRNVQWRSVHRTPPPLARRSTQSVVFETGIKAIDVLLPLETGGKAGLFGGAGVGKTVLLTELIHNMVGHHQGVSLFCGIGERCREAQELYQDMREAGVLPDMVMVFGQMNEPPGARFRAGHAALTMAEYFRDDEHRDVLLLIDNIFRFIQAGSEVSGLMGQMPSRLGYQPTMGTELSGLEERIANTDTGAITSIQAVYVPADDFTDPAAVHTFSHLSASIVLSRKRASEGLYPAVDPLQSNSKMATPGIVGTHHYQLAQDIRRTLAQYAELKDIIAMLGLEQLSPADRNVVARARRLERFLTQPFFTTEQFTGIKGKTVSLADSLDGCECILRDEFKDYPESALYLIGPIAEAKGKPAPAAPAPPEVAHAAKSHAS, from the coding sequence ATGACGACGAACCGGGGCGCGGTCGCCGCGGTCGTCGCGGTTCGAGGCAGCGTCGTCGACGTGCGCTTCGCGGCACGATTGCCGCCGATACGCACGTTGCTCCGTGCCGGGCCCGATGGTCGGATCGCCATGGAAGTCCTGGCGCAACTCGATGGCCAACACGTGCGCTGTATTGCGCTGACCTCCACCCAGGGGCTGGCGCGAGGCATGGCCGTGCAGGACACGGGCGCGCCCTTGCAAGCACCAGTCGGCGCGAGCATTTTGTCGCGCATGTTCGATGTATTCGGCAATCCCATTGACCAACTGCCAGTGCCGCGCAATGTTCAATGGCGCTCGGTGCACCGGACGCCGCCGCCGCTAGCCCGGCGCTCCACGCAGTCGGTGGTCTTCGAGACCGGCATCAAGGCCATCGACGTCCTGCTGCCGCTGGAAACCGGAGGCAAGGCGGGTCTGTTCGGTGGCGCGGGTGTCGGCAAGACGGTGCTGCTCACCGAGTTGATCCACAACATGGTCGGGCACCACCAGGGCGTGAGCCTCTTCTGCGGCATCGGTGAGCGTTGCCGCGAGGCGCAGGAGCTCTACCAAGACATGCGGGAAGCGGGCGTCCTGCCGGACATGGTGATGGTTTTCGGCCAGATGAACGAACCGCCAGGTGCGCGCTTCCGCGCTGGCCACGCGGCGCTGACGATGGCCGAGTACTTCCGCGACGACGAGCATCGCGACGTGCTGCTGCTGATCGACAACATCTTTCGTTTTATCCAGGCCGGCTCGGAGGTGTCGGGCCTGATGGGGCAGATGCCTTCGCGGCTGGGCTATCAGCCGACGATGGGCACGGAGCTGTCGGGGCTGGAAGAGCGCATCGCTAACACCGATACCGGTGCCATCACGTCGATCCAGGCTGTCTATGTGCCGGCGGATGACTTCACTGACCCGGCGGCGGTGCACACCTTTTCGCACCTGTCGGCGTCCATCGTCCTGTCGCGCAAGCGCGCGAGCGAAGGCCTCTACCCGGCCGTGGATCCGCTCCAATCGAACTCGAAGATGGCCACGCCGGGCATCGTCGGCACGCACCACTACCAGCTGGCGCAGGACATCCGGCGTACGCTGGCGCAGTACGCGGAACTCAAGGACATCATCGCGATGCTGGGGCTCGAACAACTCTCGCCAGCCGACCGTAACGTGGTCGCCCGCGCGCGCCGGCTGGAACGCTTCCTGACGCAGCCGTTCTTCACGACCGAACAGTTCACCGGCATCAAGGGCAAAACCGTCAGCCTGGCGGATTCGCTTGACGGTTGCGAGTGCATCCTGCGCGACGAGTTCAAGGACTATCCAGAAAGCGCGCTGTACCTGATCGGGCCGATTGCCGAAGCGAAAGGCAAGCCGGCGCCGGCCGCGCCTGCACCTCCGGAGGTGGCCCATGCTGCCAAATCGCATGCATCTTGA
- a CDS encoding F0F1 ATP synthase subunit A, which produces MRLSPDEWILWQHGFVKLNGTILFTWVLMVVLSLGAWLITRHLSSGHVRSRWQNLLEIVVTGIEQQIAQVGLRQPRRYLVFLGTLFLFVAAASLFTIVPGFEPPTGSLSTTLALALCVFVAVPLYGIRDQGLRGYLKSYLEPTVMMLPFNIISELSRTLALAVRLFGNMMSGAMILAILLTITPFLFPIVMTALGLLTGMVQAYIFSILAAVYLAAATHTIETQPGPPSETAT; this is translated from the coding sequence ATGCGCCTCAGCCCTGACGAGTGGATCCTCTGGCAGCATGGCTTCGTCAAGCTCAACGGCACCATTTTGTTCACTTGGGTGCTGATGGTCGTGCTGTCGCTCGGCGCGTGGCTGATCACGCGCCACCTCTCGTCGGGCCACGTTCGTTCGCGCTGGCAGAACCTGCTCGAGATCGTCGTGACCGGCATCGAGCAGCAGATCGCGCAGGTCGGCCTGCGCCAACCCCGCAGGTACCTTGTTTTCCTGGGCACGCTGTTCCTGTTCGTCGCCGCGGCAAGCTTGTTCACCATCGTCCCCGGCTTTGAACCGCCGACTGGCTCGCTGTCCACGACGCTGGCGCTCGCGCTGTGCGTGTTCGTGGCGGTGCCGCTATACGGCATCCGTGACCAGGGGCTGCGCGGCTACCTGAAGTCCTATCTGGAGCCGACCGTGATGATGCTGCCGTTCAACATTATCAGCGAGCTCTCGCGCACGCTGGCCCTTGCCGTGCGGCTGTTCGGCAACATGATGAGCGGGGCGATGATCCTGGCCATCCTGCTGACCATCACGCCGTTCCTCTTCCCCATCGTGATGACCGCGCTCGGCCTGCTCACCGGCATGGTGCAGGCCTACATCTTCAGCATCCTGGCCGCGGTCTATCTGGCGGCGGCGACGCATACCATCGAGACGCAGCCAGGCCCACCATCGGAAACAGCAACCTGA
- a CDS encoding ATP synthase subunit I, translating into MQMNDAAALLLAGLAGCALGGFFFGSLWWTVRQTLTLSSGRSALWHLGSLLLRMGVALIGFYAIGAGRWERLAACLAGFVMARMVVMWMAREWADRRAPTVKEAGHAPQP; encoded by the coding sequence ATGCAGATGAATGACGCGGCGGCGTTGCTGCTTGCAGGACTGGCGGGCTGTGCGCTCGGCGGCTTTTTCTTCGGCAGCCTGTGGTGGACGGTGCGGCAGACCCTGACCCTATCGTCCGGGCGCTCGGCGCTGTGGCACCTGGGCAGCCTGCTGCTGCGCATGGGCGTCGCGCTGATCGGCTTTTATGCCATCGGCGCGGGGCGATGGGAGCGTCTGGCCGCATGCCTGGCTGGCTTCGTCATGGCACGCATGGTCGTGATGTGGATGGCACGCGAGTGGGCGGATCGCCGTGCGCCAACGGTCAAGGAGGCCGGCCATGCGCCTCAGCCCTGA
- a CDS encoding F0F1 ATP synthase subunit epsilon yields the protein MLPNRMHLEVLLPYRIFMRKMDVSRIVAETAEGSFGLLPNRLDCVASLTPGILIFETTADGEVFIAVDQGVLVKTGLDVRVSVRRAMAGADLARLRDTVQSEFLAQDEQARSLRAVMTKLETGFLARFARLRHD from the coding sequence ATGCTGCCAAATCGCATGCATCTTGAGGTCCTGCTGCCCTATCGGATCTTCATGCGGAAGATGGACGTCTCGCGCATCGTGGCAGAGACCGCCGAGGGCTCGTTCGGTTTGCTGCCTAACCGCCTCGACTGCGTCGCGTCGCTCACACCCGGCATCCTGATCTTCGAGACGACGGCGGATGGCGAGGTGTTCATCGCGGTCGACCAAGGCGTGCTGGTCAAGACCGGCCTCGATGTGCGCGTGTCGGTGCGCCGCGCGATGGCCGGCGCCGACCTGGCCCGGCTGCGCGACACCGTGCAGAGCGAGTTCCTGGCTCAGGACGAGCAGGCACGCAGCCTGCGCGCGGTCATGACCAAGCTGGAGACGGGCTTCCTGGCCCGCTTCGCCAGACTTCGCCATGACTGA